AAGGCAGAGCAGAACTACAGTCAACCGGATCGTGAAGGTCTAGCTATCATCTTTGCCGTCACTAAGTTTCACAAAATGATCTTCGGACGACGCTTCTTGCTGCAGACTGACCACGCTCCGCTGCTCCGAATCTTCGGGTCCAAGAAGGGCATATCGGTATATACAGCCAACCGGTTACAGCGCTTTGCCCTCACTCTACTGCTGTACGATTTCACCATCGAGTACGTTCCCACTGATAAGTTCGGTAACGCCGACGTGCTGTCCCGGTTGATAAACCGACACGCGCGACCAGATGAAGACTACGTCATCGCCAGCATAATTCTCGAGCAGGATGTTAGGTCAGTAGCAGTTGATACAGTAGATGCGTTGCCTCTTACTTTCAGAAGCGTCGCTCGAAGTACCCAAGCTGATACAGTTCTCCGGAAGGTCTACCGTTTTATAACCGACGGTTGGCCTCAAACGAAAGCAATCGATCCGGAGCTAAAACGATTCCAAGTCAGACTGGAATCCCTCACTACCGTTGATGGATGCATACTGTTCGCTGAACGGCTCGTCATCCCAGCTCAGTACCGCAAGCGTTGCTTAGATCAGCTTCACAATGGTCATCCTGGTACACAGCGTATGAAGGCCATCGCCAGGAGCTACGTCTATTGGCCATCCATCGACGAAGACATCGCCGGTTATGTGAAAACATGTCGGCATTGTGCAGCGACTGCCAAGTCACCGCCTCACGCCGTCCCAGTGCCATGGCCGAAGGCATCGGGACCTTGGCAGCGTGTTCACGTAGACTTCGCCGGTCCCATCGACGGTGAGTACTATTTGCTAGCGGTCGACTCTTTCTCCAAGTGGCCGGAGATTGTGCAAACCCGACGAATCACTGCAGTAGCAACCATCAGTATTCTTCGAAGTCTATTTGCAAGGCTCGGTTTGCCTGTAATGCTAGTATCGGATAACGGTACTCAGTTTACGAGTGTGGAATTTGCCAACTTCTGTGCTCTCAACGGTATCGAGCATGTCACAACGGCCCCGTTCCATCCCCAGTCTAACGGCCAAGTTGAAAGGTTCGTTGACACCTTCAAGCGGGCcgtcaaaaaaattcaagaggGGAGAGGATCCATTGCTGAAGCTCTAGACACTTTCCTGCTAACCTACAGAAGCACGCCCAACCGCACTGCGCCTGAAGGTAAATCGCCGTCTGAGGTTATGTTTGGTCGTCGTATACGGACTTGTCTGGAGCTACTTCGCCCATCATCAGCAATTTTACCAATGACACCGCATGTTCAGCAAGATCAACAGCGAAGATCGTTCAATCGAAACGAACTGGTTTTCGCAAAGGTTCATCACAGAAACACTTGGAAGTGGGTTCCTGGTGTTATTCTGGAGAAGATAGGTGATGTGATGTACAACGTTTTGGTTGATCGTCGAGTTCTGCGTTCCCATATCAACCAGTTACGTTGTCGTACTGAGACTGTTTCACCCAACACCGGTCCTTTATCGTCAGCCAGCAGTAGTACTAAATTGTTGCCGCTCGACGTCCTTCTTGGTGCCTGGGATCTACCGAAGCTTTCAGACAGTACACCCGCAGTATCATCCGTTGACTCACCGCAGTCTTTGGTTACGCATAGCTCACAATCGCCGACGTTACAGCCGATGACACCGACACGTTTGTCTTCTACTCCTACAAGTGTTCCACTACCTCAGCTAGTGGCAAGTCCGTCGTCCTCGTCATTATCTTCATCTACAGCAGCATCAACGGAGTTCGAGTCAGCGACCGAAGCAGACCTGGTGGAGACTTTACCGCGTCGTTCCACCCGGACCAGAAGTCGGCCACAATGGTTCGACCCGTACCACCTTTATTAAGAGGGGAGATGTTGCAGCCAACCAAACGGCAATACTGGCTACACTGCCATTATGCTCTCGAGTGACAGTTATGCTGCCACTGCGTTGACGCATATGTTGCAGTCAGTATATTTCCGGCAGTCCGGCTAGAGAGAGATTCAGAACGGTTGTCTAACAGAACAGACAACTTCTTTTATTGTGTCTTGTGTAGTATGTCTTTATTAAGTATTAAAGTATAgtagttcagttttaaaatgtGTCTATTTATTACTTGTCTGTAAGGACACGCAAATACAGTTCTCTGCTGTCCAACCACCACACACAAGATACaacacaaacgcatccatatttcatcactgaaagtatcgttgtctgatacaattttattagatcggaTGAACGGATGAGcaccagtcgggaaacgccccaaATATTGCCTTTGCAATTAGCACCGGCAGGATTTCTACTTGCAGCTTAGAGTTGTCTCGGTTGCtgtcgttaactcacgagccagtaaaatcgaaacacaacctctccgCATGAATGTTTCTTACTGAATGATGTAATTAACTTGCACGAATGAATTGAAACAGAAGGTTCCACATTGGAATATACTACCCTACCTTTGTTTTGGGGTTTTACAGATTATTATGTAGCAGAACATCGTAAAATTTCTTTAATCTGTTTTACATTCCAGTGATTTTGTGTATAATGCTGGGTAGTTCCTACAACGACCGAAATGCAATGAAACTAAACGATATGATCGACGAGTTCTCAAACGTGGTCTACCAAATCTTTCAGTACAGCTCAAAGCTTATGACTGTTCCACCATATTTGGCTGACCGGCTACAATTAAAtgcttggagaagatttgaggagaTAGTGCCTAAAACACTTTCGATAGGTTAGTAAGTTTGAAAAATTGTTAACGGTTTTCTAATTTAGTTTATTTTCAgcgaataaaataatcgacacagCACTAGATGATCTAGAGCGAGGTGATGGTTTGCTATCAAAATTACAGGAGTCCATACCATCACGCGAGGATGTGAAACGTATTTTTGCAGACTTCATTATTGCTGCTGGAGATACAGTTAATTATTTCTTATCAAATTAGCTATCGTATATTTAATTCTTTGTCTTATTCACAGACTTCCTTTAGCACGCTTTGGTGTTTATATCTGTTAGCACAAAATGAACCTATACAAGAGCAGATTCGTACTCACAACACACATGACAATTTCAAATCACCATTGATTCGAGGAACAATAAAAGAAGCTCTGAGATTATTTCCAGTAGCTCCATTTATTGGTCGCGTTTTGGAAAAAGATGCTATTATTGGAGATTTTTTAAttccaaaaaatgtaaccaataCATTGTTCAATCAAATGGTCTTTTAAATTGATATCTTCTTTCAGACTTTGGCCATACTTTCACTTTATACTGCAGGTAGAGCTAGATCGAATTTTTATAATCCAAATGAATTTCTACCTCAACGTTGGATACGAGACGAATTCAATAATACACCGTTTTTGCCATTTCGTACAAATGCCAGCTTGCCATTCGCGATTGGAATTAGGAGTTGCATAGGACGTCGAATTGCTATGTATCAGATGCAATTTTTAATATCGAAGGTAGTAATCAAAATTATTAGTGATACGGGTAATGCTTAAGGAAAAGTaggaaaactaaaaattaataacttCAGCAGTTGAATTTCGGTCacaaaagtttttgaaagaaaaaggcgggtgggtaatgtcagagacataactggatgtcgtgaatacgaaaacaactgacatgttccttaacacttccgaatatcaattgtatgaattatgcacgcattcccctttttcacatttttcgcaaaaacaaagaaagcttcacttgatctcgattactgtgaatttcacacagcgaaaagtgtacaaatctaagcaaactgttcttgattttgcaaacaacaaatcctaatagttctttagaaaacttttagagccattagaacggctgatattgtgcgatgctctccaccgttgttttttcccaatgctaatgactggcagctgtgacgaattcgctcttgtcgaaagcgaaactagctgtgcagacgacacaaaacacatctgctcataggagcgatagaatccaaactgattcaatttttgttaagagatttccttttatgtgatttcgtttgtagctttttcactaatgggcggtcctaacggctataaaaatagccgcattcagaattttaatgttgattatttcatttcggatttgcataatttattgaaagaaattatcaatatgctgaagggactcgtttctagtattcagaaaagtcaaattgcgtaattctctacgacattaaactctggaacatttttcgcaaaaacaaagaaggcttcacttgatctcgattactgtgagtttcacacagcgaaaagtgcacaaatctaagcaaactgttcttgaattgtagtaaactgaggatatttccctacgatttgcgaacaacaaatcctaatagttctttagaaaactttcagagccattagaacggctgatcttgtgcaatgctctccaccgttgttttttcccaatgctaatgactggcagctgtgacgtaatcgctcttgtcgaaagcgtgcagacgatacaaaacacatctgctcgcagtggcgatacaatccaaactgattcaagttttgttgagatgcttgtttctacctgatttcgtttgtagctttttcactaatgggcggtcctaacggctataaaaatagccgcatacagaattttaatgtcgattatttcatttcggatttgcatattttattgaaagaaactatcaatatgctgtagggattcgtttccagcattcagaagagtcaaattgcgtaattctctacgacattaaactctggaacatttttcgcaaaaaaaggcttcacttgatctcgattactgtcaaTTTCAcacttgatttgccgtaaactgaggatatttccctacgatttgcgaacaacaaatcctaatagttctttagaaaacttttagagccattagaacggctgattttgtgcaatgctctccaccgttgttttttttcaatgctaatgactggcagctgtgacgtaatcgctcttgtcgaaagcgtgcagacgatacaaaacacatctgctcgcagtggcgatacaatccaaactgattcaagttttgttgagaggcttgtttctacctgatttcgtttgtagctttttcactaatgggcggtcctaacggctataaaaatagccgcatacagaattttaatgtcgattatttcatttcggatttgcgtattttattgaaagaaactatcaatatgctgtagggattcgtttccagcattcagaagagtcaaattgcgtaattctctacgacattaaactctggaacatttttcgcaaaaaaaggcttcacttgatctcgattactgccaATTCCAcacttgatttgccgtaaactgaggatatttccctacgatttgcgaacaacaaatcctaatagttctttagtaaacttttagagccattagaacggctgattttgtgcaatgctctccaccgttgttttttttccaatgctaatgactggcagctgtgacgtaatcgctcttgtcgaaagcgtgcagacgatacaaaacacatctgctcgcagttttgttgagaggcttgtttctacctgatttcgtttgtagctttttcactaatgggcggtcctaacggctataaaaatagccgcatacagaattttaatgtcgattatttcatttcggatttgcatattttattgaaagaaactatcaatatgctgtagggattcgtttccagcattcagaagagtcaaattgcgtaattctctacgaaattaaactctggaacatttttcgcaaaaaaaggcttcacttgatctcgattactgtcaaTTTCAcacttgatttgccgtaaactgaggatatttccctacgatttgcgaacaacaaatcctaatagttctttagaaaacttttagagccattagaacggctgattttgtgcaatgctctccaccgttgtttttttggcattaaaaatgccttactcttcactatatggggccgggtgtcaattaaaagtttcgaaaatagtcgcgtaacctttttgtgtcataattttgaacgttaataactcggtcatttgttgatggattgttataatttaacaaccaatcgattcggaaacttttaacttaaacatgtatgacgacgtcgcttcagtatttcaatagcatactattgaaaaaatggttggaatcgacctatgttttcatccaccaatccctgttgtgcaaaatgacgtcaacttcttgttcggcataggaggctttgcgtcatgcataaaaaacaccgcatcgttatgcgtagtatgaagagaaatctataaatataggctgcacaatatttctttgcctagttgatgtttgactgtgaatgaaacaagtagcttggctagtgagctgatgactggattgtatatgcgttcacttgctggattgtcgctattgcattatgtttctgtgaaatttcctgttgtctgtgcaacaccgtgttcgcttgagtattttatatatcatctagctattgaagaaccgaatcagcgtggttaccgattcttctgGTATATCCcaagtatttagcaaatttttggtcgattttgccattaaaaatgccttacacttcgtttcccgaggctgggtgtcaatttaaaacatgccaaactattcgcgtaacatttttctgtcataattttgaacgcttataactcagtcatttgttgatagattcatataattcaacaacaaatcgattcggaaacatttaacttaaacttatgagataacatcatttgaatatttcgaatgcataccattgaaaaattggtttgaatagagtatttcattttggttctctggtaactatcaggccaatttagaattatcggcgatagattttttgcggatctaatttgcagcgcttgttcctcgatgatttgttaattgattttcctaatttaaatgattccaaagcttcaatattgcaagcttaaaaatgctttaatttgttaacggatcggtttgcatacttaaatatccattcccatacgaacaaaacgggaCAATATGACTGAACAAGctattgtcccaccaggaattaaacgcttcagaagattcaaaattaaattctgaaacttatctaaaagtggcctcctcggtttagtagtataaatgagttccacaggctcacatatacagtacaattagatgcaatatcgtatagtatcaaagataaactcaaggtaagtttacctgcgattttacatgtatcgtttgaataggaaccctcgtagaatttggttaaccgccagtttcagtttaattattatttgcttcaaaacaataagcgtctgatggctacacgcgttgtaactatgacaatgtacattcatgtgttaataacatcaagttacaatattaacaaaatttcggaatttcgtTGCGTATCCATAccatatattcctaatatgccaaagcgaaaatcaatgtaagtaactaaatattttatgcggactgtttcacatgttttattcctcgtattgttgccatattatttaccgacactttctaaAGGTCATCGATATTTTGAAAAAGGAATAATAAatctacactattactgagtttacttggacaacatttttcgttaaaataaataaaatcttctcttggattgaTTAACTATTtataaaatcaataagtttgtacgtttctcgaaaattattatcataaaataaaatagtttcatttgttcaggtttagatCTTTAGGttatttgtatctaaaattgaactttcaagtaactttgaattcatcataatttacttccagttaaaggacgttattcaaaaacttaacaatgtaaaaatttgtggaaagggatcaaaattgaatagaatcaattatcaaagaagaatctaattgtcaattttatcattccctAACAATCtaaggggagcgggtcatttcgccgaaagccatttcgccgaaagtcgtttcgccgaatgccatttcgccgaaagtcgtttcgccgaataggtcatttcgccgaaagtcgtttcgccgaaagggtcatttcgccgaaagggtcatttcgccgaaagagtaatttcgaatacatcaaattagtttttttgtgttattatgcctcctgtataactgatgtggcgcagccacataaccgaagccaagatggctcggcggcataaagccgccgaggcgacgccggctgagttggccgccgacccgccgtcggaagcggcggcctcttgcatacaaacctgtaaccgcctcgtttgcccggtctactcaaagctaggtttctttgctttagttaggtccgaacgagcggtagcgaggtcggacagcacacgaatcaaatcgatgtggcgaagccgcattagatatttttcatttagtaaacggaaaatatcacatacattttcttggtagatacacctatggaatcatttatttgtgtttatttcaaattaattcctattataatattaagacaattgcaggaatcgctgaaatgaccctttcggcgaaatggctttcggcgaaatgacattcggcgaagtggcccattcggcgaaatgacattcggcgaaatgaccctttcggcgaaatgaccctttcggcgaaatgactttcggcgaaacggctttcggcgaaatggctttcggcgaaatgaccctgatcccaatctaagcgcttaaactagaccaAGTTTGtgattagtcaattgaat
This genomic window from Malaya genurostris strain Urasoe2022 chromosome 1, Malgen_1.1, whole genome shotgun sequence contains:
- the LOC131440688 gene encoding cytochrome P450 315a1, mitochondrial; the protein is MQTESRVMCHKSTILRSRMKSVVNGTKLKTLVSLPGPKRLSLLGPLNEVIQLGNPKTLHQKISKYHKKFGPLFKIKMSETTAVFIEDPDMMRSVFEYEGKHPKHPVPEAWTYFNRKHNCKRGLFFMDNEEWFYYRKLLNEHIMRDVDWMKDPIKRICDKTVTNLPQYGKNNTSGNQVFEIHNLEPILYKWSVEVILCIMLGSSYNDRNAMKLNDMIDEFSNVVYQIFQYSSKLMTVPPYLADRLQLNAWRRFEEIVPKTLSIANKIIDTALDDLERGDGLLSKLQESIPSREDVKRIFADFIIAAGDTTSFSTLWCLYLLAQNEPIQEQIRTHNTHDNFKSPLIRGTIKEALRLFPVAPFIGRVLEKDAIIGDFLIPKNTLAILSLYTAGRARSNFYNPNEFLPQRWIRDEFNNTPFLPFRTNASLPFAIGIRSCIGRRIAMYQMQFLISKILKTYCLTIMNGSDVEAELKLVTVPNTRIKMVFQQCGKS